In Desulfomicrobium apsheronum, a single window of DNA contains:
- a CDS encoding IscA/HesB family protein, with the protein MFTLQPAAKAQLDEHFGGKDKEPIRIYLASGCGGPRLGLALDEQKDNDQIFDVDGYSFLVEGALFEQAKPMTVLFDQNMGFTVESSMVFPEGEGGCSSCGCGGSCG; encoded by the coding sequence ATGTTTACTCTCCAACCGGCGGCAAAAGCGCAGCTGGATGAGCATTTCGGCGGCAAGGACAAGGAACCCATTCGAATATACCTGGCTTCCGGCTGCGGCGGACCCCGTCTCGGGTTGGCCCTGGACGAGCAGAAAGACAACGATCAGATCTTCGACGTGGACGGATATTCCTTTCTGGTCGAGGGGGCCCTGTTCGAGCAGGCCAAACCCATGACGGTTCTCTTTGACCAGAACATGGGCTTTACCGTGGAATCGAGCATGGTCTTCCCCGAGGGCGAAGGCGGGTGCTCCTCCTGCGGATGCGGCGGAAGCT